In Rutidosis leptorrhynchoides isolate AG116_Rl617_1_P2 unplaced genomic scaffold, CSIRO_AGI_Rlap_v1 contig148, whole genome shotgun sequence, one DNA window encodes the following:
- the LOC139881387 gene encoding presenilin-like protein At2g29900 — MARIQKPSSILNSLGEEIVRIIAPVSICMFLVVILVSILNSNSESTQVTSIASMVYDETSSDSTWDKFKGALLNSLAFVGVVTIATFGLVALFYFGCTKFLKLYMGFSAFMVLGVMGGEIAVFLIQDFNVPIDSITFLLLLFNFSIVGVLAVFMSKMAILVTQAYLVIIGMLVAYWFTLLPEWTTWSLLIAMSLYDLAAVLLPVGPLRILVELAISRDEDIPALVYEARPVTNDDSNPGEGVVQRRVWRDRGNVENTIPDRASESNTITNSISPVLSGQNNIGLIRAEEGQNNEELSAPLIQHRINIQPQLREEAENLVLEGMGLGSSGAIKLGLGDFIFYSVLVGRAAMYDFMTVYACYLAIIAGLGITLMLLALYQKALPALPVSVLLGVLFYFLTRYLLEIFIVQCSLNLMMF; from the coding sequence ATGGCACGAATTCAGAAACCGTCCAGCATTCTCAATTCATTAGGTGAAGAAATCGTCAGAATCATAGCTCCAGTTTCAATTTGTATGTTCCTGGTGGTCATTTTGGTCTCCATTTTAAATTCAAACAGCGAATCAACACAGGTCACGTCAATAGCTTCAATGGTGTACGACGAGACCAGCTCTGATTCGACATGGGACAAATTCAAAGGTGCCCTTTTGAATTCTCTAGCTTTTGTGGGTGTCGTCACGATTGCTACTTTCGGTTTAGTAGCTCTATTTTACTTTGGATGCACTAAATTCTTAAAACTGTACATGGGTTTCTCTGCATTTATGGTGTTGGGTGTCATGGGTGGCGAAATTGCAGTATTCTTGATTCAGGATTTTAATGTCCCCATTGATTCTATCACATTTTTGTTGCTATTGTTTAACTTTTCCATCGTGGGAGTTCTGGCTGTGTTCATGTCGAAAATGGCAATTCTTGTCACGCAAGCTTACTTAGTCATTATCGGTATGTTGGTTGCTTATTGGTTCACTCTTTTACCCGAATGGACGACTTGGTCGCTTTTAATTGCAATGTCATTGTACGATCTTGCTGCTGTTTTGTTGCCTGTTGGGCCATTAAGGATTTTAGTCGAGCTTGCCATATCAAGAGACGAAGATATTCCTGCTTTGGTTTATGAGGCTAGGCCTGTTACTAACGATGACTCAAATCCTGGGGAGGGTGTTGTTCAGAGAAGAGTATGGAGAGACAGGGGAAATGTCGAAAACACGATTCCGGATCGCGCGTCTGAATCAAACACGATTACCAATTCTATTTCTCCAGTTCTTAGTGGACAGAACAACATTGGTTTGATTAGAGCTGAGGAGGGCCAAAATAATGAGGAACTTTCAGCTCCATTAATCCAGCATCGGATTAATATCCAGCCACAATTACGCGAGGAAGCTGAGAATTTGGTATTAGAGGGGATGGGGTTAGGATCATCAGGCGCGATCAAGCTCGGGCTCGGAGACTTTATTTTTTACAGTGTGTTAGTTGGAAGAGCAGCAATGTATGATTTCATGACAGTTTATGCTTGCTATTTAGCAATTATAGCTGGTCTAGGAATCACACTTATGCTTTTGGCATTGTATCAGAAAGCTTTGCCAGCTCTTCCTGTGTCGGTCTTGCTAGGCGTTTTGTTCTATTTTCTCACTAGGTATTTGCTTGAAATCTTCATTGTACAGTGTTCTTTGAACCTTATGATGTTTTAG